Sequence from the Amycolatopsis sp. NBC_00345 genome:
GTGGTCACGCTCGCGGCGGCGTCCGGTGTGCCGACCGGGACGCCGGGGCGCGAGGAGATCCAGCTGTTCGCGTTCACCGTGGCGGTCGGCACGGTGCTGGTCCAGGGCCTGACGCTGCCGCTGTTGATCCGGCTGCTGAAGGTGCAGGACCCGGGCGAGGCGGCCCGCGACGAGGCCGAGGAGCTGGCCGCGCGCGAGGTCGCGCAGAAGGCGGCCCACGAGCGGCTGCGGGAGATCACCAGGGAAAGACTATCCACAATGGACATGCCGGAGGAGAAGGCGGCGCGGCTGCGGCAACGGCTGGAACGGCTCGTGGACACCCGCTACCGCTTCGCGAAGGCGGCGATCACGTTGTCCGGCGAGGAGCGCAGCGCGAGCCCGCAGGCCCAGTTCGCGAAGGCGCGCAAGGAACTGCTGCTCACCCAGCGCGCGGCGATGATCGAGGAGAACCGCGCGGGCCGCCTCGACGATGTCGTGCTGCGCAAGGTGCTTCGCGAACTGGACCTGGAGGAGCTGTCGGTGACGAACTCGCTCACGAACCGGATGAGTTGAGCGCCCCGGCGAGCCGCCACGTGCGTTCCCGGTCCGCCGTGCCGTTGAGGCCGGTCTGCGCGAAGAGGACTTCGGTGGCGCCGGCCTCGTAGTACTGCCGGACGCCCGCGGCGACGGTCTCCTCGTCGCCGATCAGCGCGAGCTGCGCGGCGTGGTCGACGCCCGCAGTGGCCAGCACCTTCTGGTAGGAGGGAATCGTCGAGTAGAACCCGAGCTCGGCGGCGGCGGTCTGGCGCACGGCGGCGACGTCGCCGGTCACGACCACCGGCACGGCCGCGATGATCCGCGGCGCCGGGCGGCCGGCCCGCTCGGCGGCCTTTGTGAGCGTCGGCACGATTTCCTCGGCCAGCGTCCGCGGCCCGGCGAGGAAGGGCAGGGTGCCGTCGGCCAGCTCACCGGTCACGCGCAGCGCCTGCGGCCCCATCGCGGCGACGATGATCGACACGTCGGCGGCACCGGCGGCGTCGGCCGTGTGGACGTCGAGCGTTTCGCCGGCGAAGTCCACCGCCTCCCCGGAGAAGACCTGGCGCAGCACCGTGAGCTGCTCACGCAGGTGCCGGATCGGCGGCGGGTACTCGACGCCGTAGATCGGCTGGTGGAAGGCCTGCGCCCCGAGCCCGAGGCCGAGCGTGAAGCGTCCGCCGGT
This genomic interval carries:
- a CDS encoding TIGR03564 family F420-dependent LLM class oxidoreductase; the protein is MTIGITLPAGQPAGVDELIGQARQAADAGVGSVWFSQQPLSYDAIALAGLAGREVPGLAVGTSVVPLYPRHPLVLASAARTADAATGGRFTLGLGLGAQAFHQPIYGVEYPPPIRHLREQLTVLRQVFSGEAVDFAGETLDVHTADAAGAADVSIIVAAMGPQALRVTGELADGTLPFLAGPRTLAEEIVPTLTKAAERAGRPAPRIIAAVPVVVTGDVAAVRQTAAAELGFYSTIPSYQKVLATAGVDHAAQLALIGDEETVAAGVRQYYEAGATEVLFAQTGLNGTADRERTWRLAGALNSSGS